A genome region from Ptiloglossa arizonensis isolate GNS036 chromosome 4, iyPtiAriz1_principal, whole genome shotgun sequence includes the following:
- the LOC143145394 gene encoding uncharacterized protein LOC143145394 yields the protein MKWIVFGITLIIWNCIMCQDIIFPDDEEVSHLSGNNVMITERIPVSIPGHCPQNMLLYPGQGNKSAWICDCRPRFLYFPLNDTCYEAYKQGPCPPQNYVILPKNEAVPQCVKNPCYVDGLVLYNGICYSLRTLGGPCAPDAVLGVNETTFELECIPTDIAPFIIIDTPKRCPVGSRRNALGMCRRVI from the exons atgAAGTGGATAGTTTTTGGTATTACATTGATAATATGGAATTGTATAATGTGTCAAGACATTATATTCCCAGATGATGAAGAAGTATCTCATCTTAGTGGCAACAATGTAATG ATTACAGAACGTATTCCAGTATCTATACCAGGTCATTGCCCCCAAAATATGCTTCTTTACCCTGGACAGGGGAATAAGAGCGCATGGATATGCGATTGCAGACCTAGATTTCTGTATTTCCCTTTAAATGATACTTGTTATGAAGCTTATAAACAAGGTCCTTGTCCACCACAAAATTACGTAATACTTCCTAAAAATGAAGCAGTACCCCAATGTGTAAAGAATCCATGCTATGTAGATGGTTTAGTActatacaatggtatatgttaCTCTCTAAGAACTCTGGGTGGACCATGTGCTCCTGATGCAGTGTTAGGAGTAAATGAAACTACTTTTGAATTAGAATGTATACCAACAGATATTGCACCTTTTATTATAATTGATACACCTAAGAGGTGTCCTGTAGGAAGCCGCAGGAATGCCCTTGGAAT